GCATTGTCTCGCGTCGAGTGACTTTACCCATGAACATAATGGCTGGCAAAGTGCTTCAAAATGGCAAGTACATTCTCGATGCCCCCATTGGCCAGGGTGGATTTGGCATCACCTACAAAGCTACCCACAGCTATCTGGGTCAAACTGTGGTGATCAAAACTCTGCATGAAAATCTGCGCCAACATGAGAATTTTGAAAGATTTCAAGAGCAGTTCGTCGCCGAAGCTCAGCGACTAGCCAAGTGCCAGCACCCGAATATTGTCAGGGTGCTAGATTTTTTTGAAGAGGCTGGGCAGTCTTTTATCGTCATGGATTATATTCCTGGCCCCACGCTGGCAGATTTACTCAAACAAGGCCAACCTTTACCGGAAGCTCAAGCTATTAATTATATTTGTCAAATTGGATCGGCTCTTAGTGTTGTCCACCAAAATGGGTTGCTCCACCGGGATGTTAAACCGCAAAATATTATTCGGCGCGAAGGTACAGAGACGGTAATTCTGATAGATTTTGGTATTGCTCGCGAATTTACGCCTGGGGTAACTCAAACTCACACAGGTATTTTATCAGCCGGGTATGCGCCGATCGAACAATATCTGCCCAGAGGCAGGCGCAGTCCAGCTACCGATATTTACGCTCTAGCAGCGACACTTTATACCTTGCTGGTAGGTCAACCGCCAGTACCGGCAGCATTGCGCGATCGCGTTCCTCTCCCCAAACCAAGACAACTGCAACCCAACCTCAGCCAACAGGTTGAGCAGGCGATTATGCACGGTTTGGAGATGGAAGCCGAACGGCGTCCGCAAACCGTAGAAGCTTGGTTAAATCTTTTACCTAAAAGCAGATTTCAACTCAGCCAACCCACAGTTTCTTTGTCCGCAGTTACAGAACCGCCAACGGGTGAAGAAGCCGAACAGCAAAACGGACAGATTCCCCATCCAAAGAAATTCGATCTGAAGGGATTGCGAGTATTTGCAATTACAGCAGCAATAGGAGCGATCGTCGGTATCGGTTTTGGTTTAACTTTGCGCTTCGGTAATTCTGGCAAACCGATTTTGCAGGAAGAGCAATCTTTTCCTCCCACCAACAATTGGCCTACATCTGTACCGACTGCGCCACCCCCATCAACCCCCGAACCAAACTCCCAGCAAGAATCGTCATCGAATTCTCAATCTAATTCTCGATCTAACTCTCGATCGTCTATCCCAACCGTTGAGCAAAAGGCGACTACTCCGCCACGGCGTTACAAACCAAAATTGAGAGTGCGATCGCCGCAGGCTGTCAATTCTAAAGCCTCTCCTCAACCAACACCAACTCCCCCATCGACTGCTGCGCCAGCACCATCACCAGCAGCCGTCGCACCAGCATCACCAGCGGTTTTGCCAGCGGCGCAAGCACCAGCACAGCCTGCTGTCGCTACACCCAATCCTACTCCTGTCGAGAATCCCACAGGGGTTTCCACACTAGAAGTAGCGCCCTCACCAGCGGCGACCCCAGCGGCAACTGTAGCTAACCCAGAACCTGCACCAGCAAAGGAGCCATCCGATCCACCACCCGCAGTTGTTCAGCCATTACCGCCGATACCTGCGTCGGAGGGAGCAGCACCATCCACAGAATCAACCCAAGAGCCTTAGTTGTTACTTAGGACTAAGGCAGGAGATCTCACAGCAAGCTATAATTTTGGCGGATAGAAAGCATCAAACAATGTCGAGTGTCTCCAGCTAGGAAAAAAGATGAGCAATAATCAGCTTCATGCCTTTTTTGTCGGCAGAGCTATTGCCGAAGCGCTCTACGAACAGCTAGAACAAGCCCTTACCAACGCTGTGAGCGAATTTGGCAAATTTGATGCCGAGCAACGGGAGCGTCTGCGAGAATTCACACTCCAAGCGATCGAACGAGCTAATCGATCTGAAGAAACCACTATGCAGGGGCGGACGACTGCCCCAACTGGGCAGGGCACACGCTACGCCGACGCGACACTGGGTCTGGGTTCCCCATCTGGAGACCTGCAAGCTACCATTGACGAACTGAGGGCAGAAATTGCTCAAATGCGGTCAGAATTGCAACGCTATCGCAGCCGTTCTCTTTGAAACTTCGATCGAACTTCCAAAAATCTTTTGCGACCCTCCCACGGCGATCGACCGTGGGATTGTTGTTGGCA
This portion of the Aerosakkonema funiforme FACHB-1375 genome encodes:
- a CDS encoding serine/threonine protein kinase, giving the protein MANLTKSRYQSVLFLLHKIQNTHLDRARQFSVSWMAVGLSWKTGIVSRRVTLPMNIMAGKVLQNGKYILDAPIGQGGFGITYKATHSYLGQTVVIKTLHENLRQHENFERFQEQFVAEAQRLAKCQHPNIVRVLDFFEEAGQSFIVMDYIPGPTLADLLKQGQPLPEAQAINYICQIGSALSVVHQNGLLHRDVKPQNIIRREGTETVILIDFGIAREFTPGVTQTHTGILSAGYAPIEQYLPRGRRSPATDIYALAATLYTLLVGQPPVPAALRDRVPLPKPRQLQPNLSQQVEQAIMHGLEMEAERRPQTVEAWLNLLPKSRFQLSQPTVSLSAVTEPPTGEEAEQQNGQIPHPKKFDLKGLRVFAITAAIGAIVGIGFGLTLRFGNSGKPILQEEQSFPPTNNWPTSVPTAPPPSTPEPNSQQESSSNSQSNSRSNSRSSIPTVEQKATTPPRRYKPKLRVRSPQAVNSKASPQPTPTPPSTAAPAPSPAAVAPASPAVLPAAQAPAQPAVATPNPTPVENPTGVSTLEVAPSPAATPAATVANPEPAPAKEPSDPPPAVVQPLPPIPASEGAAPSTESTQEP
- a CDS encoding DUF6825 family protein, which codes for MSNNQLHAFFVGRAIAEALYEQLEQALTNAVSEFGKFDAEQRERLREFTLQAIERANRSEETTMQGRTTAPTGQGTRYADATLGLGSPSGDLQATIDELRAEIAQMRSELQRYRSRSL